The nucleotide sequence GCCATGCGCACTGGCCCCCGCAACGACATGGTCAAGCTGGCCAAGGATCTTGCGGAACAGCGGGGCGGCGATATTTTTGGGCTTAAGGAAAACGGCGGCACCAACACCATCTATGTATCATCGGTGCTGTTCCGCGACATAGAGGCCAACATGCTCCGACAGGGGCAAGTGGGGGTGGGCATGCCGAGCCTGCGCCCGGCTGGCGCAAGTATGGACAAGGAAAACAGCCTGTTGCGCGCTGTGCTGCTGGCGCCTGCCGCAGGAGCGGCGCTGGCCGGACTGCGCATGTGGCGGGAAAAACAGATGAGGCGCAAACCGTGAAAAAACAGCGAGCGCTTTTTTCGTCATTTTTCAGTATGCTGTGGCTTGCCAGCATGCTCAGCGCCGTGTGGAGCGGTCTGTCGCACCTGCCCCAGCTGGCGCGCTACGGGCTGGTGCAGAGCCTCAGCTCGTCGCCCTCTGTGGCGCACTATTATTCGTCGGCTGCGCTGCTGTTCTTGGGCACCTACGCGCTGACCATCTGGTGGCTGCAGGGGCGTAACGCCTTTTGCCTTACCCGTTGCGGAAGGGTGCGTGTTGTTTTGCTGGTAGGGCTGGCCGTCACTGGCCTGGCGCTCATTGTGCACAACATGCCGGATTATTCCATTTACGACGGCTTGTACCGGACCGTTAAGATGCTGCATCTCGCCTGCGCGCTGGCCTTGTTGCCGCTGTTGATCTATCGGCTGTGCCGACGCTGGACAGGCGGCTATGGCTGGCTGCGGCCACGTGACGCTGCTGACCGCTGCGCGCCGCATCACGCAGGAACGCGCGGTCAGGCCGCCAGATAGGCGCAGTTTTGCAAAATGGGTACGCCAAACCTGTCTGGCCTGCGTACCCTCGCATTTTGCCGGGCCTGTACTCTGTCAGCCTTCCTGCTACTGTCGTGCGGCCTTGAGCTGCCCGCAGGCGGCCTTGATATCCTGCCCTTTGCTTTTGCGCAGGATGGCCGTGATTTTTCGCTTCCAGAGGTACTGCTCGAAGGCCAGCACGTTTTCTTCGGTCGGGGCAGCGTAGGGCGCGCCTTCCGCCGGGTTGTAAACAATAAGGTTCAGCTTGCCGCGCACGTCGTTGACCAGCCGCGCCAGTTCCTTGGCCTGCTCCAGACCGTCGTTGACCCCGCCCAGCAGCAGATATTCAAAGGTAATGTGCTCCCGCGTCTTGAGGGGATATGATTTGAGCGCTGCAAACATCTCGTCCAGGGGCCAGCGCGCCGCCTTGGGCATGATCTGCGAACGCAGCTCCTGCGTCGGCGCGTGCAGCGAAACCGCCAGATAGGCCAGGCCGCTCTCGCCCAGCTCGCGCAGACCCTTTTCTATGCCGCAGGTGGAGACAGTGATGCGCCGGGGTGAGAAATTCAGCCCTTTGGCGTTGTTCAGGCTTTCGAGAGAGCGCATGAGTTCGCGCATGTTCAGCAGCGGTTCGCCCATGCCCATAAAAACAAGATTGCGCAGCATGGGCCATTCGGGCCTGTCGTCGCCCAGGTACTCGCGCGCCACCAGTATCTGGCCGAGAATTTCGGCCATGGTCATGTTGCGTTCAAAGCCCATCTGCCCTGTGGAGCAAAACGTGCAGCTCATGGCGCAGCCCACCTGGGACGACAGGCACTGCGTCCAGCGGCGCACGCCCTCGCGGGAGTCCGAGGGGATGAGGACGCTCTCAACCAGCGCGCCGTCTTCAAGCCGCAGCAAAAACTTTGTTGTGTCGTCCTGGCTTTTTTCAACCGTCACCACTTCGGGCCAGGTGATAACAGCTTTTGCCGTGAGCTTTTCGCGGCAGTCTTTTGAAATGTTGGTCATGGAATCGAAATCGCGAACCATGCGTTGCCACAACCACTGCCATATCTGCATGGCGCGGAATTTGCGTTCGCCCAGTTCGTCCTGGAGCCAGGATTCCAGCTCGGGAAGCGTCAGGTTGAGGAGATTGGTCATATGTGCTGCCGGGTTGGTTAAGTTGTCGAGGGCTGGCTGTCGCGGTCTGGCTGTTGCACTACGATGTTTGTCGCAAGTGGGCAAGAAAATTCCGTACAGGCGGCATCGCGCTGCCAGGGTTGAAAAAGGGCGTTCCTTGCGGGAACGCCCTTGCAGTTTCAGGCAGGCAGACCCCGTTTTAGCCCACGGATTTTCGGGCATAATTGCGCACAAAGGTCACCGCTGATTCCACATCGGTAACTTCGCCCGCAATCTGCGCCTGCAGCAGGGCATCTCGAATGACGCCCACCAGCGGGCCGGGGGACAGCTTGGTCTCGCTCATGATCTCGTTGCCGTTCAACAGCGGCTCAAGCATCTGCTCGGGCGTTTCCGCACGGTCAAGGTACTTCATATTGTGGTTGAACGAGGTCAGAATGCCGTCGCGCGCCTTGAGGTCGGCGCGGGCCATGGCGATAAGGCGGGGGTAGTCGTCCAGGGCCTTGAAGCGGCGGATGCCCCTGTCGGTCATCATAAAGTGGAAGCGCATGTGGTGGCGCACCAGATGGCAGAGCAGGTCTATGTCCTCCTGCGCAAAGTGCAGGCGGCGCAGGATCTTGCGGGTTACCTTGGCGCCAACGCGGTGGTGCTGGTAGTAGGTCCAGATGCCGTCGAAGTATTCACCTGTGTAGAGCTTGCCCACATCGTGAAACAGCATGGCCATGGTGCCAAGCCAGTCGTAGTGGAAGTCTTCTTCGGGGTAGTGCTTCATGCACTCGAGCGTGTGTTCAAACACGTTTTCCGTGTCGCCCTCCTTGTTGCGCATCTGGGTGAGGCACGAGAGGGAGGCCACCTCGGGGATAAGACCCTGAAGAATGTGCGAATCAAAAAGCAGCCGCACAAAGCGGTACATGGATTCGGCTGCAACCTTGCGCCATTCGTCCATGATGTCCGTCGCGGGCACGTAATCAAGCACGCGGCTGGAGGCCCGCACGATGGCAAGCCAGGTGTTCGGCTCGATGGGCAGGTCAAAGTTGGCCGCAAAGCGCAAGGCGCGCACCGCCAGCAGGTAGTTGTGGCGCAGGGTTTCGTCCGGCAGACCCGTAAGCTGTATAGCGCCGGTCATGACGTCTTCAAAACCGTCATAGGCGTCGTTGGACGACTCTGGGCTGCCAAAACCGGTAATGCGCAGCTTGAGCTGTTCTTCGTGCTCCATCCTGTCCATCATGGTCGGCGTAATGCGCAGGAGCGAAAGCTCGGGATGGCCGGCTGCGGCGACTTCCAGGGGATAAAAACAAAAAATAAAGCCGTTTTCTTCCAGTGTGGCCAGCGCCCGCACGCCCTGCAGAGGCACGGCCTTGGGAAACAGCTTGATAAGAGTATCCAGATCCGGCTCGCAGGCGATGTCCACGGTGGGCTGCTTGGCGTTTTCCAGCAGGTGCTCCTGCAAGGGGGCGTTGATAACATGCGCGTCATAGCCATTGCGCAACAGGGTCTTGCTTATGGTTATGGCGTCTTTGAGCGCTTGATGCATCCATGGCTCCTTGCGAAAAATATAACGGGGAATGGCTGATACTATGCCCGCGAGCATGGCTTCGAGTCAAGCTTGAGTGTGAAGAAAAGCCGTTGCGGTCGGGCTGGCCATGCGCGCGGCGTGCCGTGCAAACAGACCGGTGGCGCGCACAAACAAGAAAAACGCCCCCGCGTCGGTGACGCAGGGGCGTTTGATGGTATCCGTCTGACGTTTAGTCGGAGAAGTTGTTCACTTCTTTTTTGACGCCAAGGGCTATGCGCCAGAGCAGAGAGACAACCAGAGCGCCAACGGCGTATACGCCGAGGGCCACGGTAATTTCCTTGCCGGTGGGCATATAGGGGGTGATGGTTTCATACATGTTGGGGGTAAAGCCGCCAACAAGCAGGCCAAGCCCCTTGTCGATCCACGAGGCCGCCACAAGCATGACCAGGGCGACGGGCATGAGCACGGGATGCGTGCGGAGCTGCGGCGGAATGAGAATGGCCAGACAGGCAAAGGCCATGATGACCGCAGCCCACATCCAGTAGCTCACCCACAGCAGATGACCTTCGTGGCCGAAGAACAGCACGTGGATGGGTTCCATGTGGCCGGGGATGTTGCTGTAGAACGCCGTGAACAGCTCCAGCAGGAAGAAGAAGACGTTCACGCACATGGCGTAGACAATGATGGTCGCCAAGGTTTTTACGGCTTCCTTGCCCACGTCAAAGCCGGTGAGGCGGCGCAGCAGCAGCATGAGCAGCATCAGGATGGCGGGACCGGAGCAGAAAGCCGAAGCCAGGAAGCGGCCGGCCATGATGGCGGTCAGCCAGTAATGGCGGCCGGGAATGCCCGCGTACAGGAAGGCGGTAACCGTGTGGATGGAAAAGGCCCACAAAATCGAAAGATAGATGAGGGGCTTGATCCACTTGGGGGGATGCACTTCGTGCCGCTCTGCCTCAAGGGTTACCCAGCCGATGACGATATTCAGGCCAAGGTAGCCGATGAGCACCATCATGTCGTAAAACATGACGGAATTGGGCGTGGGGTGAATCATGACGTTGAGCATGCGCTGGGGCTGCCCAAGGTCGACCACGATGAACAGGGCGCACATGACCACGGCCGCGACGGCCATGAATTCACCAAAGATGATCATGCGCTTGAATTTTTTGTAGTGGTGGAAGTACGTGGGCAGCACCAGCATAACGGCCGAGGCGGCAACGCCGACGAAGTAGGTAAACTGCGAAATGTACAGCCCCCACGAAACATCGCGGTTCATGCCGGTAACAGAAAGACCGTTCTGCAGCTGATCCAGGTACACAATGCCGCAGCCTGCGATCAGGCAGAGCAGAAAGAGCAGCCACAAGTAGTAGGTCTTGGGACCTTCGAGCAATTTTTCAACCATGGCCTGTCCTCCCTATATGAGGTAGTAAACGCCGGGCTGCGTGCCCAGGTTGGGCTTGCGGCGAATACTGTAGTTGGCGGACAAAGCCTGCCGCACCGTTGAATTGGGATCTTCCAGGTCGCCGAAGAGAATCTTGCCGCCAGAGGCTTCAACGCAGGCGGGCAGCTGGCCTACGGCCAGGCGCTCGGCGCAGAAGGTGCATTTTTCGACAACACCGATCATGCGCGTGGGAAACGCCGGATTGGGCACCGGGTTGGCTAGGAACTTGCGCGGATCCTTGAAGTTGAACGAACGCGCGCCAAAGGGACAGCCCGCCATGCAAAAGCGGCAGCCAATGCAGCGGTGGTAGTCCATGGCGACAATGCCGTCTTCCATCTTGTAGGTGGCCTGCGTGGGGCACACGCGCACGCAGGGCGGGTTGGTGCAGTGGTTGCACAGCAGCGGGTAGCTGGCTTCAGCCCGGCGCTTGTCGAGGAAGGCGTTCATTTCATCAGGGAAGGTGTGCTCGAACGAGTCGAGCCAAAACCACTTGATGTTCTGGTCGCCGGGAATGTGCGGCACGTTATGAACCTTGTGGCAGGCTTCGATCAGGGGTTCGTAGTCTTTGGGACCGCTGAACTGACGTGTATCGATAACCATGGCCCAGCGCTTGGCGTGCAGGGCGTTGACGCCTTTTTCATAGCGACCGGGGGCAACCTGGGCCTGAGCAACGCCGGACAGGGCGCCAAGGCCGGCCAATCCGCTGCTCAGGGCACAGGCAGAAAGCCCCGCCACTTTCAGAAAGCTTCTTCTGCTCTTGTTCATTACTTGCTCCCCTGGGGAATAATGTGGCAGGTCCAGCAATAGGGATCGACGCTGTTGGCCACATGGCACTTTTCACAGAAACCTTTGTAGTCGTTATGGCACTTCAAGCAGGTGTTCTGCAGGCTGATGGTCCACTTTTTGCCGTTGGAAGCCACATAGGTGCGGTTTTCATTGCGCAGGGCCTCGTCGCGCCACTCGTTGAGCAGCTGCATGTGCTTGTCGCGCATGAAAGTCACACTCTCCACACACTCCTTTTCATCCTTGGGCAAAACAATGCCGGTGCTGGAATAGTGCTTGCCCAGCATGCTTGCCCAGAACGGGGAGGTGAACAGGATCACAAAGATGATGATCCCAAGAATTACAGCTTTGGCGTTATACATCTATTGGCCCTCCCCCTGCGCCTCGGGCGCGTCATCATCCTCTGCCACGTTGGGCAGGTCTTCCTGGCGCAGGTCCATAGTGCGCTTGCTTTCGCCCTTCATGACAAGGGCATTGCCCACCAGTTCATGCAGGCCGCTCACGGTGACGCCGGGCGCCCAGTAGTTGGCGAGCGGGGGCAGGGTGGCGCGGTCGATGGCGCACACGCAGGCCATGTGGTTGACGCCGTATTTTTCCTGCACATAACGCAGGGCATTGCCGCGCGGCATGCCGGACCGCATGCGCAGTTCCATGATTTCTTCGGTGTTCAGGCCCGAACCAGCACCGCAGCAGAAGGTCTGCTCGCGGATGGTGTTTTCGGGCATTTCAACAAAGTTGTTGCACACGGCGTTGAGCACGTAGCGGGGTTCGTCAAGCAGGCCCATGCCGCGTGCGGGGTTGCACGAGTCGTGGAACGTGGTGATGATATGGTCGTTACGGCTGGGGTCGAGGTTCAGCTTGTTGTGGTTGATCAGGTCAGCGGTGAATTCGGCTATGTGCACCATCTTGGTGGAGGCCGCATTCTGGAACACCGTGCCCGTGTAGGGCGAAACAGGCGTCGTCATGTGCGAGGGCGACGGGCCGTTGTACGTGTCCATGTACTGGTTGATCACGCGCCACATGTGGCCGCATTCGCCGCCCAGAATCCACTTGGAGCCCAGGCGCTCGGCTTCGGCGTACATTTTGGCGTTGAGCTTCTTTGCCATGTTGAAGGTGGTAAAGGAGCCAAAGTTGCCGCCTTCGGACGCGTAGGTCGAAAACGTGTAGTCGAGATCCAGCTCGTGGAAGAGCATCAGATAGCCCATGAAGGTGTAGATGCCGGGGTC is from Desulfovibrio desulfuricans and encodes:
- a CDS encoding FeS-binding protein, translating into MKKQRALFSSFFSMLWLASMLSAVWSGLSHLPQLARYGLVQSLSSSPSVAHYYSSAALLFLGTYALTIWWLQGRNAFCLTRCGRVRVVLLVGLAVTGLALIVHNMPDYSIYDGLYRTVKMLHLACALALLPLLIYRLCRRWTGGYGWLRPRDAADRCAPHHAGTRGQAAR
- the dsrK gene encoding sulfate reduction electron transfer complex DsrMKJOP subunit DsrK, with the protein product MAKLPTPQMLVSSRPAFPAQDWLDTKPEFTPGSFCYPAKKETMELLHMPNPHEWDPAAEDWNLPENWEQILCDAFEERLEKHRSLKLFMDICVRCGACADKCHFFLGTNDPKNMPVLRAELLRSLYRRDHTMLGKILGKKVGARGWDKQVVKELFYYAYQCTECRRCSLFCPYGIDTAEITAIVRELLHEVGLGIHWIMDPVKNCSFTGNHLGIKPHSFVEIVEMLADDCETITGIRPKTPFNEKGHEILFITPSGDVFADPGIYTFMGYLMLFHELDLDYTFSTYASEGGNFGSFTTFNMAKKLNAKMYAEAERLGSKWILGGECGHMWRVINQYMDTYNGPSPSHMTTPVSPYTGTVFQNAASTKMVHIAEFTADLINHNKLNLDPSRNDHIITTFHDSCNPARGMGLLDEPRYVLNAVCNNFVEMPENTIREQTFCCGAGSGLNTEEIMELRMRSGMPRGNALRYVQEKYGVNHMACVCAIDRATLPPLANYWAPGVTVSGLHELVGNALVMKGESKRTMDLRQEDLPNVAEDDDAPEAQGEGQ
- the dsrO gene encoding sulfate reduction electron transfer complex DsrMKJOP subunit DsrO; translation: MNKSRRSFLKVAGLSACALSSGLAGLGALSGVAQAQVAPGRYEKGVNALHAKRWAMVIDTRQFSGPKDYEPLIEACHKVHNVPHIPGDQNIKWFWLDSFEHTFPDEMNAFLDKRRAEASYPLLCNHCTNPPCVRVCPTQATYKMEDGIVAMDYHRCIGCRFCMAGCPFGARSFNFKDPRKFLANPVPNPAFPTRMIGVVEKCTFCAERLAVGQLPACVEASGGKILFGDLEDPNSTVRQALSANYSIRRKPNLGTQPGVYYLI
- the dsrJ gene encoding sulfate reduction electron transfer complex DsrMKJOP subunit DsrJ; its protein translation is MYNAKAVILGIIIFVILFTSPFWASMLGKHYSSTGIVLPKDEKECVESVTFMRDKHMQLLNEWRDEALRNENRTYVASNGKKWTISLQNTCLKCHNDYKGFCEKCHVANSVDPYCWTCHIIPQGSK
- the rlmN gene encoding 23S rRNA (adenine(2503)-C(2))-methyltransferase RlmN, producing the protein MTNLLNLTLPELESWLQDELGERKFRAMQIWQWLWQRMVRDFDSMTNISKDCREKLTAKAVITWPEVVTVEKSQDDTTKFLLRLEDGALVESVLIPSDSREGVRRWTQCLSSQVGCAMSCTFCSTGQMGFERNMTMAEILGQILVAREYLGDDRPEWPMLRNLVFMGMGEPLLNMRELMRSLESLNNAKGLNFSPRRITVSTCGIEKGLRELGESGLAYLAVSLHAPTQELRSQIMPKAARWPLDEMFAALKSYPLKTREHITFEYLLLGGVNDGLEQAKELARLVNDVRGKLNLIVYNPAEGAPYAAPTEENVLAFEQYLWKRKITAILRKSKGQDIKAACGQLKAARQ
- the dsrP gene encoding sulfate reduction electron transfer complex DsrMKJOP subunit DsrP, giving the protein MVEKLLEGPKTYYLWLLFLLCLIAGCGIVYLDQLQNGLSVTGMNRDVSWGLYISQFTYFVGVAASAVMLVLPTYFHHYKKFKRMIIFGEFMAVAAVVMCALFIVVDLGQPQRMLNVMIHPTPNSVMFYDMMVLIGYLGLNIVIGWVTLEAERHEVHPPKWIKPLIYLSILWAFSIHTVTAFLYAGIPGRHYWLTAIMAGRFLASAFCSGPAILMLLMLLLRRLTGFDVGKEAVKTLATIIVYAMCVNVFFFLLELFTAFYSNIPGHMEPIHVLFFGHEGHLLWVSYWMWAAVIMAFACLAILIPPQLRTHPVLMPVALVMLVAASWIDKGLGLLVGGFTPNMYETITPYMPTGKEITVALGVYAVGALVVSLLWRIALGVKKEVNNFSD
- a CDS encoding HD domain-containing protein; its protein translation is MHQALKDAITISKTLLRNGYDAHVINAPLQEHLLENAKQPTVDIACEPDLDTLIKLFPKAVPLQGVRALATLEENGFIFCFYPLEVAAAGHPELSLLRITPTMMDRMEHEEQLKLRITGFGSPESSNDAYDGFEDVMTGAIQLTGLPDETLRHNYLLAVRALRFAANFDLPIEPNTWLAIVRASSRVLDYVPATDIMDEWRKVAAESMYRFVRLLFDSHILQGLIPEVASLSCLTQMRNKEGDTENVFEHTLECMKHYPEEDFHYDWLGTMAMLFHDVGKLYTGEYFDGIWTYYQHHRVGAKVTRKILRRLHFAQEDIDLLCHLVRHHMRFHFMMTDRGIRRFKALDDYPRLIAMARADLKARDGILTSFNHNMKYLDRAETPEQMLEPLLNGNEIMSETKLSPGPLVGVIRDALLQAQIAGEVTDVESAVTFVRNYARKSVG